The genomic DNA ggctaaaaattattcccaaagagacaattttttttcccaagCAGTGCAGTCTTAGTGGTAATTGTGCATGAAAACAAACCGAAGAAcactcatttaaacatttttcatgcctaaaatgactatttgtgcagatttgagggtctttttatgtatcatcactgacaATAAGGGGTCTTATTACAAATGAGGGTTTACCTCTGCAAACAGGATCTGCAAATTGAAGTTCCAGTCAATTTCATAGTTTATcataaatttcccaatttgataaaaatgacgcatattttcccaataaaaaagggtagaggtagttttgaaaaaagccaacaatatcactgtcttgtttcttgtggagagttgtcccataTTGGTAatcatataccacatctttttataaattgaagaCAGTATTGTTTACACTAGTCATGACAGTTTAAAGATTCAAGCGGCCTGCAATACCGAATAGGTGTCTCTATTTCATGTACAATAAAAGCCAGAATTAGTATTTTAGATGTAATCTAAAAAAACAGTATATAGACAGATGCAGTTGATTTTgaatcacaataatttaaagACACCACAAACAATAAAACTACACGACCTCTCTAAATTCTAATTGCCTAACTCTACCAAAGCGAGAATTTGCTTTCATGAGCTTCAATGTAATCGAGTAAATTTGAGAGAAGACTCAAAAgtgtagtgttttttttatgagtGGTGGGGGTTGatcattgaaaaatatcaaatcccATATATTATAGTGAAaactatatattaaaaatgatgaTTACCTGTTTCCTTAGCtagtttgtaaaatttgtctttTCTGGATTTTCCCGTTTTACTTTTCTTGCCcatattaaatgatatttgaGGAACTGAATCTGTTTACATTGAAAAACGTGGTTTCCGATTTTTATGTGTGCTACGTCACTtcctgtaaataaataaaagtttctAAATACAAAACTAAATGACGGAACAGACAACGACTTTTTTCGGAAAATAAGTTAGTAAGATAAACTTTTCTTTGGATTCGCCGCATATGGACATAAGACCAAGCATAAGagaacacagaagtcaaacatgggGTCAAACATGTCAAACAAATCTAATCACCTTTTTATACAAAGCCTTGCACATACTTTAATTAAATATGTTGTaatatgtattttcttttagaGACATCtgcttatatataaactcaCAAATTGTTGTGTATACACTGCCAGAAAATATTATGGTGGAGGATACTGATCATTCACATTTTTCAGAGGATTTATTGTGTAAAGATACTGTTATGATTATTCGGTCTCATTCGATTGCTCCTCAGTAAACAGGAGGGAATTACGAAAGAAGGAAACTTGAGGTGCATGTGTTCCTTGAATaagcaaacaaaaaatctcaaaacaaataacacacacaaaaaaaaaaaacctactgGCTTAAAAGCCACTGTATGATAATtcattgtatatgtatttttttttaattagagacAAGTGCCGGTGATACAAATTCTTGAACaagcaaacaaaaacaatctcaaaacaaataacacaaaCTGAAAAACCTACACTTAAAAGCACTCTGTTTCACTCAGACTGTCTactattaaaaagtaaaaataaatgcaacTTAATCTGGTCAGTCCTGATATACACAAATGTACAGCATTTTTTCTTCTTGTCAGAATATCAAACATTACAATGGATTATATATAACTAAGTATATTTACCACCATTCAACACGTGACCTGAAATGGGATCAACAATTGATCAATACATACAGCAGAGTAACGGACAAAGCAATTGAAACCCTTGGATTTTTGCAGACTGAACACGTCAGACTGAATTTCATCTTCAGAAGTAAAAAATCAAGCTTACATTGTACTAGTATTAGTACGACCACAGCCAGAATATTCCTTAACTGTTTTGGACCAATCCACAAAAGATTATATCTACATAACAGTAAACATACACAAAGAAGAGCTTCCGAATACTTGATTATAGAACAAACTCATTTTAACTGCTAGTGTCTCAGAAATGATAGATCACCTGCAATGAAGATTATCACTTCCACAACGCAAAGAAAGGACATCAGACTAgtcaagttttataaaatagaaaaaaaagtatgatagCGATATCTAAAGAAAGGTGTCTCAATACCACCAGGCTGTCAATGAAACATATACGTCCCAAAAACCACACTTAGTACCACATAAATTTCATACTTACATGTAATACAGCCTATAAGGGTCTAAAACGCCTAATAAGTGGAAAACCCATAGACACAGTGGACGTTTCATCCCCGAGGGGGTaccaccagcctagtagtcagcacttctgttttgacataaatataaattatgtggtcacttttatcaatttcaaaactttaaatttttcgaaaaaccaaGGTTTGTTTTTTAATCCCAGGCATTGAttaccatagccgtatttggcacattatTTTTGGATTTATGGATCCTCAATTATGCtgatgttttttctatggtcgggttgttgtctctttgacacattccccatttccattctcaattttatcttcaatttggaaattgtttggctttaataaatattttgaaatgagcgtcactaatgagtcttatgtagatgaaacgcgcgtctggcgtactaaattataacctggtacctttgatatatactatttattcatttttaaaaaattaagacatagattaccttagaagtatttggtacaactttttggaatttttgatcctgaatgctcttcaactttgtatttgtttgcgtttataactattttgatatgagcgtcactgatgagtcttatgtagccGAAAGCGCGTcaggcgtactaaattataatcctggtacttttgataaccaTCTCCACATGAAACAAAAACTTAAtgtttaaccatgttaactgaATTTAGATTGACGGTTTTTATGCAAAGGGTTTCCCTacaggtggcacggtagtatttgctttccagaatttaggttgctcttttgtgtacttaggtaaatgtatctaaacagtgtgattggacaaaaaatacagtatcaactgaacatactttcccaaactgagtgatgaatcaggtgtagaaaaatatgaaataattttatatacagatgaaaatgaatttttgagattttttttaaattttgcattcactgcaccataaaagacctaaaagtactagtggccttaggattttaaaaatagcaaaaaaagtaaacggtcatggtacatatcgaaattcatttctgaatggtaaaatgaaagtacttcagttaactgtgaatgtagaattttttgcagtgttagaaagtggtgaaaattctaaaaaggctatcattatcccttatggccaggaaatactaccgtacCACCTTAAGATAGATAACGCTCGGTTGACAAATATACGATAATGCATACCATTGAGCATAGAACATGGCATggcttttttttctcttaaaaacaaatctcatcatttacaaatttaaatgtaagttcTGATTAAGGAAGACTGAATctgtattgatatttaaaaacatattcttgaagatcaaaacaagtcatatgttttttttggggccttttaattatctttttcaaCAGAAGTTCATTTCGAATAATCatgtacataaaaaacaaatgacgAATTTTGTTTACTTAATGAGAACCTACAATTATTTCCAAAGCgcaaatttaacaattttcaattttaatctcCGAGGAATTAATCCGAGaatttatcataataatattttatagatgGAGTTTGATATTTGTAGTAAAATAACAAGCTTCGTGtacatgaaaaaaaagagaGGAAAATTAATTCCAAATACGATTTtagacatttaaaatttaaataagttttatgtCGCGTCACTGCTCGATAATGATTTTTAATACTAAGGTGTGCGCATGTTTTCAAGGAACTATTTTTCTATCTTCTACTCTCTGCATACCACCTCTGATTGTTACAGGTATTTTTGCAAGAATCACAACCATTGGTCCATTATGTCAAAGACCGAAACAGACACAGGTTTGTGATTGTTAAAACTCCTTTTATAATATCAGAGAATtgaagtattatatatatatgcatatatatgtatttatagaaTGCAAAGTCTATTTTACTTCCGCTTACTTGCAGTTTTACAAGAAATGTACACGTCCCTATTTCTCTTGCTGTAGAGAAGGGCTGCTCCAGCGGACGAAAAAGGATGATCTTAAAAGAAGTTCCGAATGAAGGATCTTCTTTTTCGTATTATATTACCATTTAAGGCAATTTCTccaaatttttgtatttctttttttggtcttttctgCATTTCTTGGTTCGTTTCTCTGTATCCATGCATATAGTCGGCTCATTATTCTTTGCTTTTACAACCTCGTCCACTCCCACTTCAGGCACATAGAAGAGTCAGTATAGAGACAAAAAGGCAAATACATTGGTATTGATCAACATGATCAACTTGAACATGTCTATATAATTTGCATGAAAAAGGTCATCACTCAAACATATATTGCATTATTGGattattatattgtaaattaaattaatgacaAAGAACTGCTGCATTGTTTACAAgaataaactgttaaaatcaGTGTTGTTGATTATGTTGAGTTTTCAATAAAAGTTTAGTGAGGCATTTTTTAAACTCGCTAATGGGTTAGACGTCTGTAGCAACTTGTCATGTGGTTGGTTCAAATCCATGAGTGTTTGTGggtaaaaatatgtatacattcTTAATTTGCCTTAAGTCGTCTGCAGCTTGCATAGACATGTGCTAATGTAAAAGCCTTTGTAATATGCAAAGCTAGCCATACACAAGTGTatggactttaaaaaaaatgtttggccATGACATTATCAAAGTTTACCAAGTTAAAAAGAACACCATCAAAACAATATGTCATTTACACATTGTTATTGATACCGTTTGAGTGGTCCTTTATCAACGTCGAAATCACAACCAACATTCAATTCATTGCCAAAAAGTTATACAAAACGTATTTCTTCTCAAtctttgtcttattttttatatagcatGTATAATATCTTATAAACTGTTTGGTTAAAATGAATGCTCATAATACTGTTAATGAgtaaatctacatgtattttacacaAGACGTAACCAGTTTTATTCAGTTTAGCTTTAAAATagactagaacacacccgtgctATCACGGGTCCATGactgaattaaaatatatagtggtatataactatgcaagccttattttagttttagtattgtcatctgatatagtcatgccgattataagatacacagtttttctctgctttcaaatttttctgtttgaacccgtcaaACTGGAacgtaaaaaaatatcagttattggtaatattaattatttggaaaacaaaaggtcctggaatggagtattttttaatcaacagcattgtcctatattagttataaataaggTTGAATCCTTTGATTCAccgttttacgtcatgcccactaacaaattaaaaactgtacccatacgccttatttttagtccagattttcagtattcgtattgttatcttagaaagtcttactgattaaaatactacaatatgTATCAAATAGACAACTTAATAGTGTCattcaaccctgtgattatgacccgtgtatatagcatattaatcctgaatacaccgtttggtggtgcgcctctcagatgcggaacgtacagataaggtaatagggaACAGGttaatatactattggtatcggtatcggactcgacccggaacttcttaattattggcaatattaattacgtcaCGGGAAAACAAAAGgacctggagtggtgtaatttttaatctacacctttgtactatattagttatatataaagttgaattctgttatttgtcgtttttacgtgatgacgaattggacctcgtaattttagtattatagatagatacCCCATTTCCAATACAATTAACAATCAAGTTTTTGGTTGATCTGCCCAAAATCGTCAGCGGTCTTGGTGCATTCAAACTTtgttaaataactttttatttatttttcttcaactatgctgaacatgttgaactGACGtggcattttattttcaaatccatttttgttttttaaccaCTACGTTGGATATTGATCcgtttgtattcttttttaattggattgttatcattctttttttaatagataGTTTGCACATGGCATCAGCAGATCAACATGCCTGTGAACCGTGTTCAAGAGGTGAGACCGTCTCAACTGGTTACAGCTGGTGTTCTGACTGCGAGGAAATATTATGTGATGTTTGTGACAAATCTCACAGAGTAAACAAACTGACTCTGTCGCATAATCTGACGGAGATACGAGAATTACCGTTTATTCCGAAAGAAACTGTTACCAACTTCCGATTATGTGGCAATCACCCAGAAAAGATCGTTGACTTTTATTGTGCATTTCATGACGTCGTTTGCTGTCAGACATGCATAGCTGAAAGTCATCGAGCCTGTCAGCAGGTTAAAGTTGTCGATGATGTATCTGGTGATATCAAATCGTCGGCTTTAGTGGAAGATGTATCGAAAGCAGTGTCATACTTACTGAAAACATTACAGTCAGTCATAGAGAATaggaataataataaagaattgGTGTTTTTGCAAGAACCATTAATTAAAACATCAATtgcaaagttaaaaaaagatttacttCAACACGTTGAATCGCTTGAAAAATCTCTCCTCTCTGAATTGTCAAAACTGAAATCAAAAGCTGTATCTCAACTTGATACCGATTTAGCCGAAACAAAATCAATGAGCGAAAGTTGGCAGAAGATTAAACAAGAACTTGATTTCAACATCGAACATGGCTCCAATAACCAGTTATTTTGTTCGGTTCAAAATCTAAAGAATAAGATATCAGACGAAGAAATGAAACTTCAAGACAATTTAACAAGGACTATGAACTTAGATTTGGAATACTTTGTAGAGGAAGACTTATATATGCGACATAATTTCATCACATTGCAAAGTAAAAATTGCATATCAGCATTGCGGTATTAGCCATACATCTCAATTACATACAAAAGCACAGTTTGTACCAGCTGTTTTGTCTTTCACACCAACTAATTCAATTGACTTGTCAATGCATGGAACATGCGCAATATCTGGTATAGAAATAATCGACGATAGACTTTTCCTGTGTCATTTTAAAGCAAGTAAGATATTAGTGTACACAAATGATGGTACatttatcaaagaaaaattCACTGAAATCAAGCcatatcaaatatcaaagataccaaacGAATCACATATTGCATTAACGACACTCGATTCTTCAACTATTTTGGTAATTGACAGTGAAAGTTTAGATTGCATTCGCAGGATAAATACAGACAAATCATATTCTGCTGTGAAAACACTCGATCATGCATTCTTTGTTGGTGGAGACAATGTTTTAGACATAATATCGATGGATGGAAGTGTAAACCGTTCTTTTGTGGTCCCCTCGTGTGATAAAGGTAAAATTCGCCACATACGAAAAAGACGGGACGACACACTTTTGTTCACAAACTCGTATACATTATATTGTATCCGGCTAATGGATGGCACGCAATATTTTGAGTACTCCTCAACAACTGCGGCGCGTGGAATAGCGGAGGATCAATATGGAAACATATATATTGCAGACAGAAGTCAGAAAAATATACACAGAATCGCTCCTGATGGATCTTTCATTGATATTGTTCTAACGGAAGATGACGGAATCGGTATACCAACAGCTCTGCAATTTAGTAGCGATTATAGTAAACTGTATGTAGGCATGGATAACAATAAAATGTTGGCAGTTTTTGAATGCAAATGAATTGTGAAATACAGTTTTGAATTGTAAGTTATATTTGCTTTactgtaaacatattttattaaagcaatcgttatattattagttacattgtgtgttagtgacctaatatatatatacgatatatatggggtcagtaaattccatatggggattTGAGCGAGGTAAGATACATATACTTACAAGGGTAAAGACATAAATACGAAATATACAAAAGATTCAACAATTGGGAGTATAGGAAACAAGAGCAGTGCTCTCATATAAATCCGTCTCCtgaaattcaaaaatgaaattacaagctttgaaatatatatgtatatattctttataaattgttgtaGTCATATTCGATATAAAAATTTATGGTGATTTAATGTCAGCAGTccaaataatttgtatttgctTCAAGTATAAACTGCATACATTTTTTGAAAGGTAACATATAGTTTTACCATACATATTCTTATTTAGTGGGAGGTTTAATTAGCTTTAAAATCAGATTCAGTCCATTATTTTCTTCGGAAATtgtctgtatcaagtcagggACACgacatttgttttctatttgttccATTCATTGACATAGTGTCGCACGTTTGATTATATCAAGTTTTATGTCCTTCACCCTTTTACACCCtatttcattgagtgtgtatATATGCAAAGGTAACATCTTTCAATTGATTAGCTTGCTTGTTACATGTAGATGAACCGTGAGGTCATCATTATTAGGTCATGTATACTATCCCCTTTCGAAGTAGTCTAGTCAAATAGATTAGTTATCTGTCAGACAAGACGATTCTcaaaggagggtagtttacctaacaTAATAATGACTTCGCAGATTAGCTatcaagcaagctaaccaaagatattacgtTATTTGCttacacactcaatgaaattGACTGTATCTATTTTTGTACTTGtgttattatacccccgctttcaaaaaaaggggggtatactgttttacctctgtctgtccgtccgtccgtccgtccgtccgtccgtccaatGAAacttttgtcacatttttctcaggaactacacatccaccctgtttgtaatttggtatcaacatttatatatgtcagccataccgtgtgatgcgttttcagattcatcattcaTCGACTTCCTGTTtgccgaacacttgtatgattttacacatgatagccaagttgaaaattttcgtcacatttttctcaggaacttcaatacaaggatttctgaaatttggttataatttaatatatattaatagaaTTCTTCAAAAACTTCTCTGTTTTGGTGATGATGgcttgtttgtagatcttactttactgaacattcttgctgttgAGGTTTCacaccaccaattactccctccaatttagaacgtatatTAGGAccattttgagtaaaaaattacttgtttatgagtttgcattcaaaattgaggattaatgcactccatagtatactaatttaggatctccagaaaaccaggggttattttagTGGTACCTCTATTCGGTAGACCTCTTCTTTCTCATACGATTTTAAATAtctgttgaaaattggcatgtagaaagctgatacatgtactaTGAAGTTAAACGTGtgaaggtaaaatatttagaaagctgtgaaaattggaaaatttggttgaacagatattgacttttaattggtggtattATACCtttacagttatctctatcAATAATGAACTTGgtcaagtagtttcagagggagaagatttttgtaaaagtcaatGGACGACGATGACATGCAACGATGAACACCAACTTggcaagtgatgagaaaatctCACTTGACCCCTTTTGGGACAGACACTATCATTAGGTTTTATAACGAGTGAGAATGGGTATCGCTTGTTAACTccagttatttaatttcaatattataataaacGAGCATTTGGCGAGTTTATCATTactatttcaattaaataacGAGAGTTGATATCAAGCGATATCCCAATCACAAGTTATTAAACTTAGTTGTCATAATATGGccaattctttcatttttgttaaataaaaaattcagcGAATCGTTGTTCTAGTATTTTGCACATAAAATGTACATAGTCGTAACCTTTGAAGGTCATCAATGACCTTACAAATAGACAGTGGAAATGCCTTAATATCGTCTTATGATGATGAATaagaaaatcaaattaacaCATATTTTCGTATCACTTTTTCATATCACACTCACTTTAGTGTGATACGAGAGATTTCTATTAATGCAAGAAATAGATTATATAAATGAGACACAACCATGTATAAGAGAAATTAACTTTGCAAACGCATCAGGTGTATCATTCGACCATGGCACAGCTTTTTTATTAAACATCGAAGTAAGAAACATCAGTAATGGACAGCAAATCAGAATCAGAAAAATATACTTGTAATAAAATACATTCTGCTATACTGAGGAGGCCTGCTCCCCGCCCCAACACAAAAAATccatgaataaaaaatgaaaaaaaaatccaacaagcACAGACATACCTAATCCGCCCAATTTTTATTCCAATTGTCAAGAACATTTGAATTAGATTTTATACATAATTAACAATGAAATGAATAGCTCATCAGGA from Mytilus trossulus isolate FHL-02 chromosome 8, PNRI_Mtr1.1.1.hap1, whole genome shotgun sequence includes the following:
- the LOC134727612 gene encoding E3 ubiquitin-protein ligase TRIM45-like: MASADQHACEPCSRGETVSTGYSWCSDCEEILCDVCDKSHRVNKLTLSHNLTEIRELPFIPKETVTNFRLCGNHPEKIVDFYCAFHDVVCCQTCIAESHRACQQVKVVDDVSGDIKSSALVEDVSKAVSYLLKTLQSVIENRNNNKELVFLQEPLIKTSIAKLKKDLLQHVESLEKSLLSELSKLKSKAVSQLDTDLAETKSMSESWQKIKQELDFNIEHGSNNQLFCSVQNLKNKISDEEMKLQDNLTRTMNLDLEYFVEEDLYMRHNFITLQSKNCISALRY